A genomic window from Plasmodium malariae genome assembly, chromosome: 10 includes:
- the PmUG01_10037300 gene encoding conserved Plasmodium protein, unknown function → MSAKNNMFHILRQEDKIKRKSKKLKEDQIKKENEKKNASNFSFDISKYSSWADMVDEYDEFFYEVDKLQNQDKNSAEGKNGNGKKKKGKKKKKKVQDSSEDDDENEDDEEDEEHRENEEKSNKMNNDRINANSSSKINSNNKSSKNIVAQVGAHCKENIYQNHLNSTGENNPHDVENQDKLKKKKKKKKKEKKEKEIKDEINDSLKREDDWEGKPNDALNVVTQSELGEKHKENSSVIGVNEKLKLLLNNESKKKKKREKIDDIIAIVEKEETLKKKQQEKLKQKEKQKLKLKQKPMQ, encoded by the exons ATGAGTGCCAAGAATAACATGTTTCACATATTAAGACAAGAAGATAAGATAAAGAGGAAGTCGAAGAAACTGAAAGAAGaccaaataaaaaaggaaaatgaaaaaaaaaatgcgaGCAATTTCTCCTTTGAC ATAAGCAAATACTCTTCATGGGCTGACATGGTAGATGAGTATGACGAGTTTTTTTATGAAGTTGACAAACTACAAAATCAAGATAAGAATTCAGCAGAAgggaaaaatggaaatggaaaaaaaaaaaagggaaagaagaaaaaaaaaaaggtacaaGATAGCAGTGAGGACGATGATGAAAATGAGGATGATGAGGAAGACGAGGAACATAGGgaaaatgaggaaaaaagcaataaaatgaataatgatAGAATAAATGCGAACAGCAGTAGTAAAAtaaacagtaataataagtCAA gtaaaaatattgtagCACAAGTGGGAGCACATTGcaaggaaaatatatatcaaaatcaCCTGAACAGTACAGGTGAAAACAACCCTCATGATGTTGAAAACcaagataaattaaaaaaaaaaaaaaaaaaaaaaaagaaagagaaaaaggaaaaggaaataaaagatGAAATCAATGATTCGCTAAAGAGAGAAGATGATTGGGAAGGCAAGCCGAACGATGCGTTGAATGTGGTTACGCAAAGCGAGCTGGGTGAAAAACACAAAGAAAACAGTAgt GTAATTGGCGTGAATGAAAAACTAAAGCTCTTGTTAAATAATGaatcaaagaaaaaaaaaaagagggaaAAAATCGACGATATTATAGCTATTGTTGAGAAAGAAGAaacgttaaaaaaaaaacaacaagaaaaattgaagcaaaaggaaaaacaaaaattgaaattaaaaCAGAAACCAATGCAGTGA
- the PmUG01_10037400 gene encoding conserved Plasmodium protein, unknown function has product MNAQMLKENEINDMILNLIDKKKEVLPKRKKIKKNAKKENFDKNQMKSNVDAFFKEQEQIYKSEETNTMEYIINEAKDKEKELNDYYTYCQNFKKDYNNNFNDVIKHSEEIKKELKDLHIEYIDNKILLENKRKMELDGMFNFYKEKLLDIKRQWDNKTFCDENLKNIVYDILSVIN; this is encoded by the exons ATGAATGCTCAAATGTTGAAAGAAAACGAAATCAATGATAtgattttaaatttaatagacaagaaaaaagaagttttacctaagagaaaaaaaattaaaaaaaatgcaaaaaaggaaaacttTGATAAAAACCAAATGAAAAG TAATGTAGACGCTTTTTTCAAAGAGCAAGAGCAAATATACAAAAGTGAAGAGACGAATACAATGGAATACATAATTAACGAGGCAAAGgataaggaaaaagaa CTAAATGACTATTATACGTATTGCCAAAACTTTAAAAAGGATTATAACAACAATTTCAATGATGTTATTAAGCATTCGGAG GAAATTAAGAAAGAGCTTAAAGACCTGCACATTGAGTATATAGATAACAAAATACTCctgg agaataaaaggaaaatggaGTTGGATGGCATGTTCAATTTTTACAAAGAGAAACTACTAGACATTAAAAGGCAGTGGGATAATAAAACCTTTTGCGacgaaaatttaaaaaatatagtttatgatatattaagCGTAATAAATTGA
- the PmUG01_10037500 gene encoding conserved Plasmodium protein, unknown function — protein sequence MAKCKMLMKYNLNKIFMNTKIIKNWKRFHSGIKSLLNYNEEKVYKYCCVVPYKYDNILSLERIYDEKYVHIFSENNVEIESNLQYLYKLLINSRTVEQIRLEIHNSYCAYENNFINDIKNVNWCAFIPFSNVFVEPQINIRSIKSRLYHTCMLKNIILNVIKRQQQLYIEKNGDQNIFLKKKKVDPSKLQPLKINVLFKYNELKININISNDLNKRIFVAYKNQHSLKSTIVASAIFKINIFKYINPKKKLYIIDPFCNDGTVLLEILSILWSIPRGSPSINYPILTFPIHSPSIFYNVLNEVYIGQNEHLNDVYFLGIDENIDQVNQAKENLKRFFETMPLDVNENASSFVSISSSENYERSGEYAKKSVAHTGSSGKNGEKSGESEERSGEFYECDKLINGEGKNFKRINNFSYKFNAISTKEMNEIFHHKIDSNLSHNMFLSKNVKFCSINFLKLNNITENCILITNILNKDKKTISKFEKLLMKSDILNAYVFSQEKYMEKTQLKFKLILRFVSNGQYVLFLQLFNKPRKKMYDDGEDD from the coding sequence ATGGCAAAATGTAAAATGCTCATGAAGtacaatttaaataaaatatttatgaacacaaaaattataaaaaactgGAAAAGGTTTCACAGTGGTATTAAGAGCttgttaaattataatgagGAGAAAgtgtataaatattgttGTGTCGTTCCATACAAATATGATAACATATTATCGCTAGAACGGATTTACGATGAAAAATACGTTCACATTTTTAGTGAGAACAATGTGGAAATTGAATCTAATTTGCAGTATTTGTACAAATTACTTATAAATAGTCGAACGGTTGAACAAATTCGACTGGAAATACACAACTCCTATTGTgcttatgaaaataattttataaatgatattaaaaatgtaaattggTGTGCGTTCATTCCATTTAGCAATGTTTTTGTTGAACcgcaaataaatataaggaGTATAAAATCTCGCTTATACCATACGTgcatgttaaaaaatattattttgaatgtAATTAAAAGACAACAACagttatatatagaaaaaaatggagatcaaaatatatttttaaaaaagaaaaaggtaGATCCATCAAAATTACAaccattaaaaataaacgtattatttaaatataatgaattgaaaataaatataaatataagtaatgATTTGAACAAGCGTATATTTGTAGCATATAAAAATCAACATTCCTTAAAAAGTACCATAGTTGCATCagctatttttaaaataaatattttcaaatatataaatccaaaaaaaaaattatatattattgacCCCTTTTGTAATGATGGAACGGTGTTACTCGAAATACTAAGTATTTTGTGGTCCATTCCGAGAGGTTCACCTAGTATTAATTATCCTATTTTAACCTTTCCCATCCACTCtccttcaattttttataatgtgtTAAATGAAGTATATATCGGCCAAAATGAACATTTAAACGATGTGTATTTCTTAGGTATTGATGAAAATATAGATCAAGTAAATCAGGCAAAGGAGAATTTGAAAAGATTTTTCGAAACTATGCCACTCGATGTTAATGAGAATGCAAGTAGTTTTGTATCCATTTCGTCAAGCGAAAATTATGAACGTTCAGGTGAATATGCGAAAAAGTCAGTTGCACACACGGGAAGCTCAGGTAAAAATGGGGAGAAGTCAGGTGAAAGTGAAGAAAGGTCTGGTGAATTTTATGAGTGCGATAAATTAATCAACGGGGAgggtaaaaattttaagagaattaataatttttcctaTAAGTTTAATGCTATTAGCACAAAGGAGATGAATGAAATATTTCACCATAAAATTGACTCAAATTTAAGTCATAATATGTTTTTGTCAAAAAACGTAAAATTTTGTTCgataaattttcttaaattaaataatataacggagaattgtattttaattacaaatattttaaataaagataaaaaaacaatatcaAAATTTGAAAAGCTCCTTATGAAATCAGATATTTTAAATGCGTATGTTTTTTCgcaggaaaaatatatggaaaaaactCAGTTAAAATTTAAGTTAATACTACGATTTGTTTCAAATGGGCAAtatgttctttttcttcaGCTGTTTAACAAGCCcaggaaaaaaatgtacgATGATGGGGAAGATGATTGA